The proteins below are encoded in one region of Sulfitobacter sp. SK012:
- a CDS encoding succinate dehydrogenase iron-sulfur subunit, translating to MVQLTLPKNSRMTSGKTWPKPEGATNLQEFHVYRWNPDDGKNPAVDTYFVDLDSCGPMILDALIKIKNEIDPTLTFRRSCREGICGSCAMNIDGINTLACTYGMAEVKGVVKIYPLPHMPVVKDLIPDLTHFYAQHASVQPWLKTETPAPAKEWKQSIEDRSELDGLYECIMCACCSTSCPSYWWNGDRYLGPAALLHAYRWIIDSRDEATGERLDDLEDPFKLYRCHTIMNCAKTCPKGLNPALAIAKIKKLMVERRV from the coding sequence ATGGTACAACTGACCCTTCCCAAGAATTCGCGCATGACCAGTGGCAAAACCTGGCCAAAGCCCGAAGGGGCCACCAACCTGCAGGAATTCCACGTCTATCGTTGGAACCCCGATGACGGAAAAAACCCCGCGGTCGATACGTATTTTGTCGATCTCGATAGCTGCGGTCCGATGATTTTGGATGCGCTGATCAAGATCAAGAACGAGATCGATCCAACGCTGACGTTCCGCCGTTCTTGCCGCGAGGGGATCTGTGGCTCCTGCGCGATGAACATCGATGGGATCAACACGCTGGCATGTACCTACGGCATGGCCGAGGTCAAAGGCGTGGTGAAAATCTATCCGCTCCCACATATGCCAGTGGTCAAGGATTTGATCCCGGATCTGACCCATTTCTACGCACAGCACGCGTCGGTACAGCCATGGCTGAAGACCGAAACACCCGCGCCAGCAAAAGAATGGAAGCAGTCTATCGAAGACCGCTCTGAGCTTGATGGCCTTTATGAGTGCATCATGTGCGCGTGTTGCTCGACCTCATGCCCCAGCTATTGGTGGAATGGCGATCGGTACCTAGGACCAGCCGCGCTGCTTCATGCGTACCGCTGGATCATCGACAGCCGGGATGAGGCCACAGGCGAGCGTTTGGATGACCTAGAAGACCCGTTTAAGCTTTATCGCTGCCACACGATTATGAACTGCGCCAAGACTTGCCCCAAGGGACTGAATCCAGCGCTGGCGATTGCCAAAATCAAGAAGCTAATGGTCGAACGGAGAGTCTGA
- a CDS encoding urea carboxylase-associated family protein: MTDAPADANTRRAVKPVICYPVETLPKPDMALLDLARSGMSKTGEVIAAPREAAVFHVPAGHFFRISSVEGSQVGDLNLWNANDLAERFYSGKTRALHGTHITRGDRMWSSFPGLRPMATLTHDTLGWYGIDEFGGSVHDVIGTRCDPYTHNLLSGGQYHHCCHSNLTRALANHLDVPLAEAEQHVHDVLNVFMCTGFTRDTGQYFMKASPVRPGDYLEFFAEIDLIGALSACPGGDCSAEHSSDSTICYPLLIETFAPKPGALRDWQSPVQNGYDRSHGA; the protein is encoded by the coding sequence ATGACCGATGCTCCTGCAGATGCAAACACCCGCCGTGCCGTGAAGCCGGTGATCTGTTATCCGGTGGAAACGCTACCAAAGCCGGATATGGCGCTCTTGGATCTTGCACGGTCTGGAATGTCCAAAACGGGCGAAGTGATCGCGGCACCCCGTGAGGCGGCGGTGTTCCATGTGCCCGCAGGCCACTTTTTTCGCATCTCGTCCGTTGAGGGTTCACAGGTGGGCGATCTAAACCTTTGGAATGCCAATGATTTGGCTGAGCGGTTCTATTCTGGAAAAACCCGCGCTTTGCATGGCACCCACATCACCCGAGGCGATCGTATGTGGTCCAGTTTTCCGGGGCTACGCCCAATGGCGACGCTGACGCATGATACATTAGGCTGGTACGGCATCGATGAATTCGGCGGATCAGTGCATGATGTGATTGGCACCCGCTGCGATCCTTACACGCATAATTTGCTGTCGGGCGGACAGTATCATCATTGCTGCCATTCCAACCTCACGCGCGCGCTGGCCAATCATTTAGACGTGCCTTTGGCCGAGGCGGAACAGCATGTGCACGACGTGCTCAACGTCTTCATGTGCACCGGATTTACCCGCGATACGGGGCAGTATTTCATGAAAGCAAGCCCGGTGCGGCCCGGTGACTATCTTGAATTTTTTGCCGAGATTGACCTGATTGGTGCCCTAAGCGCATGCCCTGGTGGCGATTGTTCTGCCGAACATTCATCGGATAGCACAATTTGCTACCCGCTATTGATTGAAACCTTTGCACCGAAACCCGGTGCCTTAAGGGATTGGCAGTCGCCTGTTCAAAACGGGTATGACCGCAGCCATGGCGCCTAG
- the deoD gene encoding purine-nucleoside phosphorylase gives MTVHIGAKPGEIAQTVLMPGDPYRAKWAAETFLDAPKLVNEVRGMLGFTGTWKGNPVTIQGSGMGMPSLSIYANELMTQYDAQTLIRIGSCGGMQPQVGIRDVIIAMTATTITSPSSGIFREMNFAPCADWGLLRAAVAASEARGTKTHVGGIYSSDVFYAERPDLDEQMTRHGILGVEMEAAELYTLAARHGRRALAVLTVSDHLQTGEALPSEDREKTFGDMVEIALEAAFT, from the coding sequence ATGACCGTCCATATCGGAGCAAAACCTGGCGAAATCGCCCAAACCGTATTGATGCCTGGCGATCCCTACCGCGCGAAATGGGCCGCTGAAACATTTCTAGATGCGCCAAAATTGGTGAATGAAGTGCGCGGCATGCTTGGCTTTACCGGCACGTGGAAGGGCAATCCTGTGACGATTCAGGGCTCTGGCATGGGCATGCCTTCGCTATCTATCTACGCCAATGAGTTGATGACCCAATATGACGCCCAAACCCTGATCCGCATCGGGTCTTGCGGCGGCATGCAGCCACAGGTGGGCATTCGCGACGTGATCATTGCGATGACGGCCACCACGATTACCTCGCCCTCTTCCGGTATTTTCCGCGAAATGAACTTTGCGCCTTGTGCCGACTGGGGCCTGTTGCGCGCCGCTGTTGCAGCATCAGAGGCAAGGGGCACCAAGACACATGTGGGCGGGATTTATTCGTCAGATGTGTTCTACGCCGAACGCCCCGATCTGGATGAGCAGATGACGCGCCATGGTATCCTTGGGGTCGAGATGGAAGCCGCTGAGCTTTATACGCTTGCTGCGCGTCATGGCCGCCGTGCCTTGGCCGTTTTGACTGTCTCAGATCACCTGCAAACAGGCGAAGCGCTCCCATCTGAAGACCGCGAAAAGACGTTTGGAGACATGGTGGAGATCGCGCTGGAAGCGGCCTTTACCTAG
- a CDS encoding H-NS histone family protein encodes MNKDLKNMSQKELEKLLNDVKKALESVQARDRRNARRAAEKAAAEFGFSLNDLSEDQKPKKKLAKAAKKPRKPAKPKFANPADPKQTWTGKGRQPNWYRAQVDAGVSPSAMEI; translated from the coding sequence ATGAATAAAGATCTAAAGAATATGAGTCAAAAGGAGCTTGAGAAGCTTCTGAATGACGTCAAAAAAGCGTTGGAATCTGTTCAGGCACGCGACCGTCGCAATGCCCGGAGAGCTGCCGAGAAAGCTGCTGCTGAATTTGGCTTTTCTCTCAATGACTTGAGCGAAGATCAAAAGCCGAAAAAGAAGCTCGCCAAAGCTGCAAAAAAGCCCCGCAAACCGGCCAAACCTAAGTTCGCTAATCCCGCCGATCCAAAACAAACTTGGACAGGCAAGGGCCGTCAGCCAAATTGGTATCGCGCGCAGGTTGATGCTGGAGTTTCTCCTTCAGCGATGGAAATTTAA